In one window of Microbacterium sp. PM5 DNA:
- a CDS encoding alpha-1,4-glucan--maltose-1-phosphate maltosyltransferase: MALPHPSVPDALFRPSAFSGEAVAFTVTAFREGHDLIGVHVRLFSPSGEESLHRLSARGDGFDRWSVDIAPLEEGIWRFRFEAFGDDVATWEHAADVKIAAGVDTPLMREMGARLFADAAREKDRPAAERKALSAAAGALRDPETSDDEALAIVRDPAIAAYFDARPLQSLVTVGPDLELLVERERAGVGAWYEFFPRSEGAKRLKDGSIKSGTFRTATKRLPAVAAMGFDVLYLPPIHPIGEVNRKGPNNTLTAAAGDPGSPWAIGSAAGGHDTVHPDLGTLADFRAFVRAARTEGLEVALDLALQAAPDHPWVAAHPEWFTTLPDGTIAYAENPPKKYQDIYPINFDNDPAGIRAEVLRIVRHWIAQGVKIFRVDNPHTKPLQFWEWLIATVNAEHPDVIFLAEAFTRPAPLQALAQAGFQQSYSYFTWRNTKAELEEFLRWVSHDTADFMRPNLFVNTPDILTEYLQYGGRPAYKIRAALAATAGASYGVYAGYELIENVARPGSEENIDNEKYEYKLRDWDAAASQGLSIAPYLTRLNEIRRAHPALRQLRDVSLHWSDDDAILVYVKHLPAALSADGVDDTIIVVANVDPHSTRQTTVHIDSTVFGVARGADYVVEDLVTGASWTWNQDNFVRLDAFDEPVHILHVKETR; encoded by the coding sequence ATGGCACTGCCGCACCCGTCCGTGCCGGACGCGCTGTTTCGGCCATCCGCCTTCTCCGGCGAAGCCGTTGCGTTCACCGTCACCGCGTTCCGCGAGGGCCACGACCTCATCGGCGTGCACGTGCGGCTCTTCTCCCCCTCCGGAGAGGAGTCGTTGCACCGGCTGTCTGCACGCGGCGACGGCTTCGACCGCTGGAGCGTCGACATCGCTCCCCTGGAAGAGGGCATCTGGCGGTTCCGCTTCGAAGCGTTCGGCGACGATGTCGCGACGTGGGAGCACGCGGCCGACGTGAAGATCGCGGCGGGGGTCGACACCCCGCTCATGCGCGAGATGGGCGCGAGACTGTTCGCCGATGCGGCGCGGGAGAAGGATCGCCCGGCAGCCGAACGCAAGGCGTTGAGCGCTGCCGCCGGCGCGCTGCGCGACCCGGAGACGAGCGATGACGAGGCGTTGGCCATCGTCCGCGACCCCGCGATCGCCGCGTACTTCGACGCACGTCCCCTGCAGTCGCTCGTCACCGTGGGCCCCGATCTCGAGCTGCTCGTGGAGCGGGAGCGCGCGGGCGTCGGCGCCTGGTACGAGTTCTTCCCTCGGTCCGAGGGCGCGAAGCGATTGAAGGACGGATCGATCAAGAGCGGCACCTTCCGCACGGCCACCAAGCGGCTGCCGGCGGTCGCCGCGATGGGCTTCGACGTGCTGTACCTGCCGCCGATTCACCCCATCGGCGAGGTCAACCGCAAGGGACCCAACAACACGCTGACCGCCGCCGCGGGCGATCCCGGCTCGCCGTGGGCCATCGGGTCGGCAGCCGGCGGCCACGACACGGTGCACCCCGACCTGGGCACCCTCGCAGACTTCCGGGCCTTCGTCCGTGCGGCGCGGACCGAGGGACTCGAGGTCGCGCTCGACCTCGCTCTTCAGGCGGCGCCCGATCACCCGTGGGTCGCTGCTCACCCGGAGTGGTTCACCACCTTGCCCGACGGCACGATCGCCTACGCGGAGAATCCCCCGAAGAAGTACCAGGACATCTACCCGATCAACTTCGACAACGATCCTGCGGGCATTCGCGCCGAAGTCCTCCGCATCGTCCGGCACTGGATCGCGCAGGGCGTGAAGATCTTCCGCGTGGACAACCCGCACACGAAGCCGCTGCAGTTCTGGGAATGGCTCATCGCCACGGTGAATGCCGAGCACCCGGACGTGATCTTCCTGGCCGAGGCCTTCACTCGTCCAGCTCCTCTTCAGGCGCTCGCGCAGGCCGGCTTCCAGCAGAGCTACTCGTACTTCACGTGGCGCAACACCAAGGCGGAGTTGGAGGAGTTCCTTCGCTGGGTGTCCCACGACACCGCCGACTTCATGCGGCCCAATCTCTTCGTCAACACGCCTGACATCCTCACCGAGTACCTCCAGTACGGGGGGCGCCCCGCCTACAAGATCCGGGCAGCCCTGGCCGCCACCGCTGGCGCCTCCTACGGCGTGTACGCCGGCTACGAGCTGATCGAGAACGTGGCCCGGCCCGGGTCGGAAGAGAACATCGACAACGAGAAGTACGAGTACAAGTTGCGCGACTGGGATGCCGCGGCATCCCAGGGCCTTTCCATCGCGCCCTACCTGACGCGCCTCAACGAGATCCGCCGCGCTCATCCGGCGCTGCGACAGCTGCGTGACGTCTCTCTCCACTGGAGCGACGACGACGCGATCCTCGTCTACGTCAAGCACCTTCCCGCGGCGCTGAGCGCCGACGGCGTGGACGACACGATCATCGTCGTCGCCAATGTCGACCCGCATTCGACCCGCCAGACCACGGTGCACATCGACTCCACCGTGTTCGGCGTTGCCCGCGGCGCCGACTACGTCGTCGAAGACCTCGTGACCGGCGCGAGCTGGACCTGGAATCAGGACAACTTCGTCCGTCTCGACGCATTCGACGAACCCGTTCACATCCTGCACGTGAAGGAGACGCGATGA
- a CDS encoding glycosyl transferase yields MRFVWAVTAFVLAAVMIGAGIAQRTVLQGPRTESETISVAGDAPYILIDGSVLNSHSGSQTLRVQEAGTIFASYGRTADLKAWLTPSSYTHVTLDGGATTTTAVAAKNPPAAGSAPITPVGSDLWLDEFQQDDVLITPLQLPADMSLLVATDGVKPAPSSLTLSWPTGATTPWAGPLIVLGSIFLLVGIIVYVLGVRHARRSRGPRRKGLPMPVTEPIDVAVTGADKGVISATPSRRQLTRGKRALLAAPAVGVAALLFTGCTADAWPQLAGTPTPTASESVVVPQDQGQPAVTQQQGERILTRISEQVAKADAAKDPAAAALRLTGSALAARETDYKLRDVAGHTALNAVPDKPVKIILPEAYDGWPRTFFAVIETGDVILSVTQEDPWSPYKVSREAELVSQASLNLAPSYVGAISIDPDSPFLALAPNKVAAAYADILTNGDSSAFAAQFDSTNDPFRKLVADNRATRLQAFNQTGAQTGTLTYAASAGPDEPISLATLDSGAIVAVTVHESDTVKPTNTDAVIKLDNNAIVQTLTGVNQSSTGFTTTFVDQLFFFVPSQSSSKRIQLLGYSTSILDAKVAP; encoded by the coding sequence GTGCGTTTCGTCTGGGCTGTGACAGCCTTCGTGCTGGCTGCGGTCATGATCGGTGCCGGCATCGCCCAGCGCACCGTGCTGCAGGGTCCGCGCACCGAGAGCGAGACGATCTCCGTCGCCGGAGACGCGCCGTACATCCTGATCGACGGCAGCGTGCTCAACAGCCACAGCGGCTCGCAGACTCTCCGCGTTCAGGAAGCGGGCACGATCTTCGCGTCCTACGGGCGCACGGCCGACCTGAAAGCGTGGTTGACGCCCTCGTCGTACACCCACGTGACCCTCGACGGGGGCGCCACCACGACGACAGCGGTCGCGGCGAAGAACCCGCCCGCGGCCGGCAGCGCGCCGATCACGCCCGTCGGCTCCGACCTCTGGCTGGACGAGTTCCAGCAGGACGACGTCCTCATCACCCCTCTGCAGCTTCCCGCGGACATGAGCCTGCTCGTCGCCACTGACGGAGTGAAGCCGGCACCGAGCAGCCTCACCCTGAGCTGGCCGACGGGCGCGACCACTCCCTGGGCGGGGCCGCTCATCGTGCTGGGCAGCATCTTCCTGCTGGTCGGCATCATCGTGTACGTCCTCGGCGTGCGACATGCGCGCCGATCGCGGGGACCGCGACGCAAGGGCCTTCCCATGCCCGTGACCGAGCCCATCGACGTCGCGGTCACGGGTGCCGACAAGGGTGTCATCAGCGCCACGCCCTCGCGGCGTCAGCTGACGCGCGGCAAGCGCGCACTGCTCGCGGCTCCGGCCGTCGGCGTCGCTGCGTTGCTGTTCACCGGCTGCACCGCGGACGCATGGCCTCAGCTGGCCGGCACCCCGACCCCCACGGCATCCGAGAGCGTCGTCGTGCCGCAGGACCAGGGACAGCCCGCCGTGACGCAGCAGCAAGGCGAGCGCATCCTCACGCGGATCTCCGAGCAGGTGGCGAAGGCAGACGCCGCGAAGGATCCCGCGGCGGCCGCGCTGCGGTTGACGGGATCGGCACTGGCGGCGCGAGAGACCGACTACAAGCTGCGCGACGTCGCCGGGCACACCGCGCTGAACGCAGTGCCGGACAAGCCGGTGAAGATCATTCTCCCCGAGGCCTACGACGGGTGGCCGCGCACGTTCTTCGCTGTCATCGAGACGGGGGACGTCATTCTGAGCGTGACCCAGGAGGACCCCTGGTCTCCGTACAAGGTGAGCAGGGAAGCCGAGCTGGTGTCGCAGGCCAGTCTCAACCTCGCGCCCTCCTACGTCGGCGCGATCTCCATCGACCCGGACTCGCCGTTCCTCGCGCTGGCTCCCAACAAGGTGGCCGCGGCCTACGCCGACATCCTCACCAACGGCGACAGCAGCGCGTTCGCAGCACAGTTCGACTCGACGAACGACCCCTTCCGCAAGCTGGTCGCGGACAACCGCGCCACGCGACTGCAGGCGTTCAATCAGACCGGGGCGCAGACCGGGACGCTGACGTACGCCGCATCCGCCGGCCCGGACGAACCCATCTCGCTCGCCACGCTGGATTCGGGAGCGATCGTCGCGGTGACCGTGCATGAAAGCGACACGGTCAAGCCCACGAACACCGACGCCGTCATCAAGCTCGACAACAACGCAATCGTGCAGACCCTCACCGGAGTGAATCAGTCCTCGACCGGTTTCACGACGACCTTCGTCGACCAGCTCTTCTTCTTCGTCCCTTCTCAGAGTTCCAGCAAGCGCATTCAGCTGCTGGGATACTCGACCTCCATCCTCGACGCGAAAGTAGCCCCCTAA
- the glgB gene encoding 1,4-alpha-glucan branching protein GlgB, translating to MSDISDEVLDTVATGSYHAPHDVLGPHQRTDGSWVIRARRPMASSVTAVADDGTEIALDHVRGGIWEGESPTQPRAYELVATYDGGADYRVDDPYRHLPTLGDVDRHLIAEGRHEQLWQALGAHVRHYDGISGVSFAVWAPNARAVRVVGDFNAWDGQGHALRSLGSSGVWELFVPGLTAGTVYKYEILTRHGGWILKADPMAQRAEVPPATGSVVTESAYSWGDEEWMAARAGRDVLSQPMSTYELHLGSWRPGLGYRDAAEPLIAYLTETGYTHVEFLPLAEHPFGGSWGYQVSGYYAPTSRFGSPDDLRYLIDRLHQGGFGVIMDWVPGHFPKDAFALARFDGDPLYEHPDPRRGEHKDWGTLIFDYGRNEVRNFLVANALYWLEEFHVDGLRVDAVASMLYLDYSREAGEWEPNIYGGRENLEAIRFLQEVNATAYKRYPGIAMIAEESTSYPGVTAPTSAGGLGFGLKWNMGWMNDSLEYIKRDPMYRGHHEGELSFSFVYAFSEHFVLPISHDEVVHGKGTLFTRMPGDHWQKLANTRAFLAYMWGHPGKQLLFMGQDFGQLSEWSEGRGLDWWMLDQPPHRQLLDFVAALNRVYRENSPLWARDSDGSAFRRLGAPTWNPNVIAFARDDDRGNTVVVICNFSGVPLHDYALDLPAGGAWRELLNSDAEAYGGSGVGNFGTVHADDNGRATLVLPPLGVLWLGRSA from the coding sequence ATGAGCGATATCTCGGACGAGGTCCTCGACACGGTCGCGACGGGTTCGTATCACGCCCCGCACGACGTCCTCGGTCCGCATCAGCGCACCGATGGATCGTGGGTCATCCGTGCACGTCGGCCGATGGCGTCGTCGGTCACGGCCGTCGCGGACGACGGCACCGAGATCGCGCTCGATCACGTGCGCGGAGGAATCTGGGAGGGCGAAAGCCCGACACAGCCGCGGGCGTACGAGTTGGTTGCCACCTACGACGGCGGTGCCGACTACCGCGTCGACGATCCCTACCGTCACCTTCCGACCCTGGGCGACGTCGACCGCCACCTGATCGCGGAGGGTCGGCACGAGCAGCTCTGGCAGGCACTCGGCGCGCACGTGCGTCATTACGACGGCATCAGCGGTGTGTCGTTCGCCGTGTGGGCTCCGAATGCGCGCGCGGTTCGTGTGGTCGGCGACTTCAACGCGTGGGACGGCCAGGGGCACGCACTGCGCAGCCTCGGCTCCAGCGGTGTCTGGGAGTTGTTCGTGCCCGGGCTCACTGCCGGCACGGTCTACAAGTACGAGATCCTCACGCGCCACGGCGGCTGGATTCTCAAGGCCGATCCGATGGCCCAGCGTGCCGAGGTTCCGCCGGCGACCGGCTCCGTCGTGACCGAAAGCGCGTACAGCTGGGGCGACGAGGAGTGGATGGCCGCCCGCGCCGGCCGCGACGTCCTGTCCCAGCCGATGTCGACGTACGAGCTCCACCTCGGGTCGTGGCGACCCGGACTCGGCTACCGGGACGCGGCCGAGCCCCTGATCGCTTATCTCACCGAGACCGGCTACACCCACGTCGAGTTCCTGCCGCTGGCCGAGCATCCGTTCGGCGGCTCATGGGGCTATCAGGTCAGTGGCTACTACGCGCCGACGAGCCGTTTCGGCAGCCCCGACGACCTGCGCTATCTGATCGACCGCCTGCACCAGGGCGGCTTCGGCGTCATCATGGACTGGGTTCCGGGCCATTTCCCGAAAGACGCCTTCGCTCTCGCCCGCTTTGACGGCGACCCCCTCTACGAGCACCCCGATCCCCGCCGTGGCGAGCACAAGGACTGGGGCACGCTCATCTTCGACTACGGCCGCAACGAGGTGCGCAACTTCCTCGTGGCCAACGCGTTGTACTGGCTCGAGGAGTTCCACGTCGACGGGCTGCGCGTCGATGCCGTGGCCTCGATGCTCTACCTCGACTATTCGCGCGAAGCCGGCGAGTGGGAGCCGAACATCTACGGCGGTCGCGAGAACCTGGAGGCCATCCGGTTCCTCCAGGAGGTCAACGCCACCGCATACAAGCGTTACCCCGGCATCGCCATGATCGCGGAGGAGTCCACCAGCTACCCGGGCGTCACGGCGCCCACGAGCGCCGGAGGCCTCGGCTTCGGTCTCAAGTGGAACATGGGCTGGATGAACGACTCGCTCGAGTACATCAAGCGTGACCCCATGTACCGCGGCCATCATGAGGGCGAACTGTCCTTCTCCTTCGTGTACGCCTTCAGCGAACACTTCGTCCTTCCGATCAGCCATGACGAGGTCGTTCACGGGAAGGGCACGTTGTTCACACGGATGCCGGGTGATCACTGGCAGAAGCTCGCCAACACCCGCGCCTTCCTGGCGTACATGTGGGGTCATCCGGGCAAGCAGCTGCTGTTCATGGGCCAGGACTTCGGGCAGCTGTCCGAATGGTCGGAGGGGCGAGGACTGGACTGGTGGATGCTCGATCAGCCGCCGCACCGTCAGCTCCTCGACTTCGTGGCTGCGCTCAATCGCGTCTACCGGGAGAACTCACCGCTGTGGGCGCGCGACAGCGATGGCTCCGCGTTCCGGCGCCTGGGCGCACCCACCTGGAACCCGAACGTCATCGCCTTCGCCCGGGATGACGACCGGGGCAACACCGTGGTCGTCATCTGCAACTTCTCCGGCGTTCCCCTTCACGACTACGCCCTGGACCTGCCCGCCGGCGGAGCGTGGCGGGAACTGCTCAACTCCGATGCGGAGGCCTACGGCGGCTCCGGAGTGGGCAACTTCGGGACCGTGCACGCCGATGACAACGGGCGCGCGACGCTCGTTCTGCCGCCGCTCGGTGTGCTCTGGCTCGGCCGCTCCGCCTGA
- a CDS encoding cysteine desulfurase family protein, whose translation MSIYLDHAASAPLRDSARVAWMAAATLTGNASSVHGAGQAARRLLEESRERIAAVLGCDPIEVVLTSGGTEGINLALKGLWWSKPDDRDAVVLPDGEHHASVDTVDWLRLRGARVRAVALDSVGHIPLDRFRTALSAPDPAALATALVANNEVGTVQDAAQLAASAAAADVPLHLDAVAAMGHLPVSFSTWRGDAPPGAGLVALSISGHKVGAPVGTGAVVVSRHARIAALLHGGGQQRGLRSGTPDIAGAAALAVALEDAETERVSEQTRLAALGDRLLSGIRAAIPQAELLGDARDRLAGNVHVHLPGAMGETLLFLLDQEGISVSTGSACQAGVAEPSHVVLALGRDEAVARSVLRITLGRTTAPSDVDALIAALPLAYARATSAARPRGLGAAGVQPS comes from the coding sequence ATGTCGATCTACCTCGACCATGCGGCGTCGGCGCCCCTGCGTGACAGCGCCCGCGTCGCATGGATGGCGGCGGCGACGCTGACGGGCAATGCGTCCTCGGTGCACGGTGCCGGACAGGCCGCACGACGACTGCTGGAGGAGTCGCGCGAGCGCATCGCCGCCGTGCTCGGCTGCGACCCGATCGAGGTGGTGCTCACCTCCGGGGGGACCGAAGGCATCAACCTGGCGCTGAAGGGTCTGTGGTGGAGCAAGCCCGATGATCGAGACGCCGTCGTCCTGCCCGACGGCGAGCACCATGCGAGCGTGGACACCGTGGATTGGCTGCGCCTGCGGGGCGCCCGCGTGCGCGCGGTCGCTCTCGATTCAGTCGGGCACATTCCTCTCGACCGATTCCGAACGGCGCTGAGCGCCCCCGACCCCGCGGCCCTGGCGACCGCGCTGGTCGCCAACAACGAGGTGGGTACGGTCCAGGATGCCGCTCAGCTGGCGGCATCCGCCGCGGCCGCCGACGTGCCGCTGCACCTCGACGCCGTCGCGGCGATGGGTCACCTGCCGGTGTCCTTCTCCACGTGGCGCGGCGATGCCCCACCGGGCGCCGGTCTGGTGGCCCTCAGCATCTCGGGGCACAAGGTCGGTGCTCCCGTCGGAACGGGCGCCGTCGTCGTCTCACGCCATGCCCGCATCGCAGCGCTGCTGCACGGCGGAGGCCAGCAACGCGGACTGCGCTCGGGCACGCCGGACATCGCCGGAGCCGCGGCGCTCGCCGTCGCCCTCGAAGACGCCGAGACCGAACGCGTCAGCGAACAGACACGGCTGGCGGCGCTGGGAGATCGGCTGCTGTCCGGCATCCGGGCCGCGATCCCGCAGGCCGAGTTGCTGGGCGATGCCCGAGATCGCCTGGCAGGCAATGTGCACGTCCATCTGCCGGGCGCGATGGGGGAGACGTTGCTGTTCCTTCTCGATCAGGAAGGGATCTCGGTCTCGACCGGGTCTGCGTGCCAGGCCGGTGTCGCTGAACCCTCGCACGTCGTCCTCGCTCTGGGGCGCGACGAGGCCGTCGCGCGCTCGGTGCTGCGGATCACCCTCGGCCGCACCACCGCGCCGAGTGATGTCGATGCTCTGATCGCGGCGCTTCCGCTGGCCTATGCCCGGGCAACCAGTGCCGCCCGGCCGCGAGGACTCGGAGCCGCGGGCGTGCAGCCCTCGTAG
- a CDS encoding tetratricopeptide repeat protein, which yields MSDPTSGAVLRGAVDLSSLRSRPSAPAGAAAPAGGSRASLIFDATDESFGQVLELSRSVPVVVDLWAEWCGPCKQLSPILEKVVTELDGRVVLAKVDVDANPQLAQGFRAQSIPMVVALVAGQPVPLFTGAVPEQQVRDVFAQLLQLAAQNGVTGTVPVDGASEPESDEPVLPPRHQEAFDAIEAGDYARAVAAYEMALAENPRDEEARAGLGQVRLLQRVQGLDLQQARDAAASAPRDIDAQFAVADLDVVGGHVDDAFARLLDLFAVLPADERGAVRDRLVELFGLIGDGDPRVIRARGRLTSLLF from the coding sequence GTGAGCGATCCCACCTCGGGCGCCGTGCTGCGCGGTGCCGTCGACCTGTCGTCTTTGCGTTCGCGCCCGTCGGCACCGGCCGGTGCGGCGGCGCCGGCCGGTGGCTCCCGCGCGTCGCTGATCTTCGATGCCACCGACGAGAGCTTCGGCCAGGTGCTCGAGCTGTCGCGATCCGTGCCGGTCGTGGTCGACTTGTGGGCCGAGTGGTGTGGCCCCTGCAAGCAGCTGAGCCCGATTCTCGAGAAGGTCGTGACCGAGCTCGACGGACGTGTGGTGCTCGCCAAGGTCGATGTCGACGCGAACCCTCAGCTCGCCCAGGGCTTCCGCGCGCAGTCGATCCCCATGGTCGTCGCCCTCGTCGCGGGGCAGCCCGTTCCGCTGTTCACCGGTGCGGTGCCGGAGCAGCAGGTCCGCGACGTCTTCGCCCAGCTGCTGCAGCTGGCTGCCCAGAACGGTGTCACGGGCACGGTCCCCGTCGACGGGGCGTCCGAGCCGGAATCCGACGAGCCCGTCCTGCCCCCGCGGCACCAGGAGGCGTTCGATGCGATCGAAGCGGGTGACTACGCGCGCGCCGTCGCGGCGTACGAAATGGCGCTCGCGGAGAACCCGCGCGACGAGGAGGCTCGGGCCGGTCTCGGCCAGGTACGTCTCCTGCAGCGCGTCCAGGGCCTGGATCTCCAGCAGGCGCGGGATGCCGCGGCATCCGCGCCCCGCGACATCGATGCGCAGTTCGCCGTGGCCGACCTCGACGTCGTCGGCGGTCACGTCGACGACGCGTTCGCGCGCCTGCTCGACCTGTTCGCCGTGCTACCCGCTGATGAGCGCGGCGCCGTGCGCGACCGCCTCGTCGAGCTCTTCGGACTGATCGGCGACGGCGACCCGCGCGTCATCCGCGCCCGTGGTCGTCTGACCTCACTGCTGTTCTGA
- the glgX gene encoding glycogen debranching protein GlgX, giving the protein MASPKPSRVAEAHPATPAPFLGPAFDRLGVTLGAEGGTLRVWSEDATGIDLVVFDADDLDWITATIPLAPAGGDVWQVTTPDLRVGACYALRVTGPSGPGQTFNPESLLLDPYARGLVPVRIGQWRAAVVDDAFDWNDVPRPHTPMDRTVIYEAHVKGLTKRHPDIPPALHGTYAGLGHPAMIAHLRDLGVTAVELLPIHAFETEPRLLHQGLTNYWGYNTLNFFSAHAPYATAEAVAAGPDAVLREVKTMVRDLHAAGIEVILDVVYNHTSELGLGGPRSSFRGIDNRGYYRQEDDGAYIDVTGCGNAVNTATDAAARLVLDSLRYWADNVQIDGFRFDLAVTLGRGSDNAFDPHHPLLRAIVEDPALADLKMIAEPWDVGMGGWQTGNFGSGWAEWNDRYRDRVRNFWLSDIDYARRASTSPVGIGGFATRLAGSSNTFTAERGPLASINFVTAHDGFTLRDLVSYDVKHNLGNGEQNRDGADTNRSFNHGAEGRTDDDTILATRRKAMRNLMGTLLLSAGVPMMTAGDEAGRTQRGNNNAYCHDSPLTWVNWEHAPWQEDLQAHVRRLIQLRRDNPALRPRRFARDAHVVPSASVIDWYDENGETMSIERWTDPAHRTLQYDAASTPEEEDPNRILLVVHGTERPVEVTLPTIEGVSGYVSLWSSVPDRPDTTEPLFAPGAVLTLPGTALHLFRMQ; this is encoded by the coding sequence ATGGCCAGCCCGAAGCCGTCCCGTGTCGCCGAAGCCCACCCTGCCACGCCCGCTCCCTTCCTCGGACCCGCCTTCGACCGGCTCGGCGTCACCCTCGGCGCCGAAGGCGGGACTCTGCGCGTGTGGTCGGAGGATGCGACCGGCATCGATCTCGTCGTCTTCGACGCGGATGATCTCGACTGGATCACCGCGACCATCCCGTTGGCCCCCGCGGGAGGCGATGTCTGGCAGGTGACGACACCGGATCTGCGCGTAGGGGCGTGCTACGCGCTTCGCGTGACAGGACCGTCCGGTCCCGGGCAGACCTTCAACCCGGAGAGCCTGCTCCTCGACCCCTATGCGCGAGGACTCGTGCCCGTGCGCATCGGCCAGTGGCGCGCGGCCGTCGTCGATGACGCATTCGACTGGAACGACGTGCCGCGCCCGCACACGCCGATGGACCGCACCGTCATCTACGAGGCGCACGTGAAGGGTCTCACCAAGCGGCACCCGGACATCCCGCCGGCGTTGCACGGCACCTACGCGGGACTCGGCCATCCGGCGATGATCGCGCACCTGCGGGATCTCGGCGTGACGGCCGTCGAACTCCTGCCGATCCACGCGTTCGAGACGGAGCCCCGTCTTCTGCATCAGGGACTGACGAACTACTGGGGCTACAACACTCTCAACTTCTTCAGCGCACACGCCCCGTACGCGACGGCGGAAGCCGTCGCCGCCGGCCCGGATGCCGTGCTGCGGGAGGTGAAGACCATGGTGCGTGACCTCCATGCGGCGGGCATCGAGGTCATCCTCGACGTGGTGTACAACCACACGTCCGAGCTCGGTCTGGGCGGACCGAGATCCAGCTTCCGCGGCATCGACAACCGGGGCTACTACCGGCAGGAAGACGACGGCGCCTACATCGACGTCACAGGCTGCGGAAACGCCGTCAACACGGCGACCGACGCCGCCGCGCGTCTGGTGCTGGACTCCCTGCGGTACTGGGCCGACAACGTGCAGATCGACGGTTTCCGCTTCGACCTGGCCGTGACCCTCGGCCGTGGGAGTGACAACGCCTTCGATCCCCATCACCCGCTGCTGCGGGCCATCGTCGAGGACCCGGCGCTCGCGGATCTGAAGATGATCGCCGAGCCATGGGACGTCGGTATGGGCGGCTGGCAGACGGGTAACTTCGGGAGCGGCTGGGCCGAATGGAACGACCGCTACCGCGACCGCGTCCGCAACTTCTGGCTGAGCGACATCGACTACGCCCGCCGCGCGTCGACATCCCCCGTCGGCATCGGAGGGTTCGCGACGCGGCTCGCCGGCTCATCGAACACCTTCACCGCGGAACGCGGGCCGCTTGCGAGCATCAACTTCGTCACGGCGCACGACGGGTTCACGCTACGCGACCTCGTCTCCTACGACGTCAAGCACAACCTCGGCAACGGCGAGCAGAACCGTGACGGGGCCGACACCAACCGGTCCTTCAACCACGGCGCCGAAGGCCGCACCGACGACGACACGATCCTCGCGACGCGCCGCAAGGCCATGCGCAACCTCATGGGAACGCTGCTGCTGTCGGCCGGCGTGCCGATGATGACGGCGGGAGACGAGGCCGGCCGGACCCAGCGAGGGAACAACAACGCCTACTGCCACGACTCTCCTCTCACGTGGGTCAACTGGGAGCACGCACCCTGGCAGGAGGACCTGCAGGCCCACGTCCGCCGTCTCATTCAGCTGCGCCGCGACAACCCCGCCCTGCGACCGCGCCGTTTCGCCCGCGACGCTCACGTCGTCCCCAGCGCGTCGGTCATCGACTGGTACGACGAGAACGGCGAGACGATGTCGATCGAGCGGTGGACCGATCCCGCTCACCGGACCCTGCAGTATGACGCGGCATCCACGCCGGAAGAGGAGGACCCGAACCGTATCCTGCTGGTCGTGCACGGCACCGAGAGGCCGGTCGAGGTCACGCTTCCCACGATCGAGGGCGTGAGCGGCTACGTGTCACTGTGGTCCAGCGTGCCTGACCGTCCCGACACGACCGAGCCGCTGTTCGCGCCGGGCGCCGTGCTCACCCTCCCCGGAACCGCTCTGCATCTGTTCCGGATGCAATGA